From Tachypleus tridentatus isolate NWPU-2018 chromosome 8, ASM421037v1, whole genome shotgun sequence, a single genomic window includes:
- the LOC143222080 gene encoding small lysine-rich protein 1 isoform X2, giving the protein MKGPKAKVDGKKLESKNSSSGKGRTRSKSPGGKKGKGRKSVTSNKTVMQVDIFSTDAMENAYYTCHNVADFLTVRGFPWAGTRRKGKGKGKKKRKKK; this is encoded by the exons ATG AAAGGACCCAAAGCTAAAGTGGATGGGAAGAAATTGGAAAGCAAAAATTCTTCATCAGGCAAAGGACGAACAAGGAGTAAAAGTCCTGGTGGTAAGAAAGGAAAAGGAAGAAAATCAGTTACATCAAACAA gACTGTAATGCAGGTGGATATCTTCAGTACAGATGCTATGGAAAATGCCTATTATACATGTCATAATGTTGCTGATTTCCTGACGGTCAGAGGATTCCCTTGGGCTGGTACTCGAAGGAAGGGTAAAGGAAAagggaaaaagaaaagaaaaaagaaatga
- the LOC143222080 gene encoding uncharacterized protein LOC143222080 isoform X1, with protein sequence MENQTLDFSWKGPKAKVDGKKLESKNSSSGKGRTRSKSPGGKKGKGRKSVTSNKTVMQVDIFSTDAMENAYYTCHNVADFLTVRGFPWAGTRRKGKGKGKKKRKKK encoded by the exons ATGGAGAATCAAACATTGGATTTTAGTTGG AAAGGACCCAAAGCTAAAGTGGATGGGAAGAAATTGGAAAGCAAAAATTCTTCATCAGGCAAAGGACGAACAAGGAGTAAAAGTCCTGGTGGTAAGAAAGGAAAAGGAAGAAAATCAGTTACATCAAACAA gACTGTAATGCAGGTGGATATCTTCAGTACAGATGCTATGGAAAATGCCTATTATACATGTCATAATGTTGCTGATTTCCTGACGGTCAGAGGATTCCCTTGGGCTGGTACTCGAAGGAAGGGTAAAGGAAAagggaaaaagaaaagaaaaaagaaatga